The Streptococcaceae bacterium ESL0687 genome has a segment encoding these proteins:
- a CDS encoding DUF421 domain-containing protein, with protein sequence MQIYTPIIIKLALGILCLVAQMNLMGKGNLAPSSALDQVQNYVLGGIIGGVIYNESITVLQFVMVLIIWTLLVFILKFAKEYNRYIKYIIDGRPVSLIHNGKVDVTECLKKGISANELMFKLRSNGIYEVESVKRAVLEQNGQLTITEIGDDNVRYPIIVDGQANFDVLELIHQDQDWLEEEVKKQGFNKINDIYLGEYVSKKLNLIAYED encoded by the coding sequence ATGCAAATCTATACTCCAATTATTATTAAACTTGCCCTGGGTATCTTGTGTTTAGTAGCTCAGATGAATCTTATGGGTAAGGGAAACCTTGCACCATCATCTGCCCTTGACCAGGTTCAGAACTATGTCCTGGGGGGGATCATCGGGGGAGTTATCTATAATGAGTCGATAACTGTTCTACAGTTTGTTATGGTACTAATTATCTGGACTCTTTTGGTTTTTATCCTAAAGTTTGCCAAGGAGTACAACCGCTACATTAAATATATCATTGACGGAAGACCAGTGAGCCTGATTCACAATGGTAAGGTTGATGTGACAGAGTGCTTGAAAAAGGGAATTTCAGCCAATGAACTTATGTTTAAATTAAGATCTAACGGAATATATGAGGTTGAAAGTGTTAAGCGGGCGGTTCTTGAGCAAAATGGTCAATTAACCATAACAGAGATTGGGGATGACAATGTTCGTTACCCAATAATTGTCGATGGTCAAGCCAATTTTGACGTTTTAGAGCTTATTCACCAGGACCAGGACTGGCTTGAGGAAGAGGTTAAGAAGCAAGGCTTTAATAAAATTAATGATATTTACTTGGGTGAATATGTTTCCAAGAAGCTTAATCTTATTGCCTATGAAGATTAA
- a CDS encoding DUF3290 domain-containing protein gives MNFYGINFLESQSNINYYLKYFLVFGSLFLMVLVFILYMRHRMQTKYRDLGIIFFLVLLFSLGVQYSDYQSNQLKHTQYPQMMKFVQDVSKNENVDQSKIYVNSTQLVDGIIIRIKDTYYKVSLTTNQKFYSLTEVQVTGTNIIIKD, from the coding sequence ATGAATTTTTACGGGATAAATTTTTTAGAATCACAATCTAATATTAATTATTATTTGAAGTATTTTTTGGTTTTTGGTTCCTTGTTTTTAATGGTCTTGGTATTCATTCTTTACATGCGTCACCGGATGCAGACCAAGTACCGGGATTTGGGGATTATTTTCTTTTTAGTCTTGTTATTTTCTCTGGGAGTCCAGTATTCTGACTACCAGTCTAATCAACTGAAACACACCCAGTATCCTCAGATGATGAAATTTGTTCAGGATGTATCTAAAAATGAAAATGTTGATCAGAGTAAAATCTATGTTAATTCAACTCAGCTTGTAGACGGAATTATTATAAGAATTAAAGATACTTATTATAAGGTGAGTTTGACGACTAATCAGAAATTTTACAGTCTGACTGAGGTTCAGGTGACTGGAACCAACATTATAATTAAGGATTAG
- a CDS encoding DUF916 and DUF3324 domain-containing protein: protein MKKRIMLLAIFIFSIIVSPLTSLAETAENNVGFTINAVIPSNQVDREQSYFDLRMTPGQEQEIVVQIINTSTEESKFKVNVNQAYTNKSGFIDYADSTVTPDSSMVYKISDIASYEHEVTVAANTTLNLPITLKMPAEQYDGTILAGIQVIKEKTEAEEEESKGGITNQYGYILGLKLTETDTEIKRELNLLSVHAADSFNKTSVVAQLQNPTMDPYGHLKYQAKVTNKKDGSIAKEVSYDNNMQIAPNSTYDFAIDWDGKALVAGDYNLDLVVSDDRGNEWKFNKDFTITKQEAKKINDKVIIKGKQENPYIKYFLILLALVVILTIIMFVIKKRNKDKEEDEEK from the coding sequence ATGAAAAAAAGGATAATGTTGCTTGCAATTTTTATTTTCTCTATAATTGTAAGCCCTTTAACAAGCTTAGCTGAGACAGCGGAAAATAATGTTGGTTTTACCATCAACGCTGTTATTCCATCGAATCAGGTGGACCGTGAACAGTCATATTTTGACCTCAGGATGACTCCAGGTCAGGAACAAGAGATTGTTGTTCAGATTATCAACACCTCAACAGAAGAAAGCAAGTTTAAAGTTAATGTCAACCAGGCTTATACTAATAAATCAGGTTTCATCGACTATGCAGACTCTACTGTGACACCAGATTCAAGTATGGTTTACAAAATTTCTGATATCGCAAGTTACGAGCATGAGGTTACAGTTGCAGCCAATACAACTTTAAATCTTCCAATTACACTTAAGATGCCAGCTGAGCAGTATGATGGTACTATCCTTGCTGGAATCCAAGTTATTAAGGAAAAAACGGAAGCTGAAGAAGAAGAGAGTAAGGGCGGAATCACCAACCAATATGGTTATATCCTAGGTCTTAAACTAACTGAGACTGATACTGAAATTAAAAGGGAATTAAATCTTTTAAGCGTTCACGCAGCTGACTCTTTTAATAAGACAAGTGTTGTAGCTCAACTTCAAAATCCTACTATGGACCCTTATGGTCATCTTAAATACCAAGCTAAGGTAACCAATAAAAAAGATGGATCTATTGCCAAGGAAGTTTCTTACGATAACAACATGCAGATTGCACCAAACTCAACTTATGACTTTGCTATCGACTGGGATGGTAAAGCGCTAGTTGCTGGTGACTACAATCTTGATTTAGTAGTATCTGATGATAGAGGCAATGAATGGAAGTTTAACAAAGACTTTACCATTACTAAACAAGAAGCTAAGAAAATCAATGATAAGGTAATTATCAAAGGGAAACAGGAAAATCCTTATATCAAGTACTTCCTAATTCTTTTAGCCCTAGTTGTTATTCTAACTATTATCATGTTTGTTATTAAAAAGAGAAACAAAGATAAAGAAGAAGATGAAGAAAAATAA
- a CDS encoding iron-siderophore ABC transporter substrate-binding protein, translating into MKKLFTLSALSLSILLVGCSQNKTTSSSEESTSTQQSEVQAKEGTITYLGQDYTLKFPTSKIVTASFESMEDAAALSVEPIGGVTIGGEMPDYLKGKLGDKMVNVGDKFGPNVEAVAALQPDLILGSTKFDKDVTNNLTKIAPTINVSHKSDDWANNLTLMGTASGKEDQAKKLIADYQNDLESFKKDKSDLTSKKILIVRIREGELCIYGPDFYYNPMLYKDLGFQIPSEVSAIKGQTTISKEQLAKVDADIILVQFMPSENKSFPNALDDLKEDAIWKSVPAVSNKQVFYNIVDGGYQGGTYLSKEVMLKALNENNIG; encoded by the coding sequence ATGAAAAAATTATTTACCCTTAGTGCCCTAAGTCTTAGCATCCTTCTTGTTGGATGTAGTCAAAACAAAACTACTTCCTCTAGTGAAGAAAGTACTTCTACCCAACAAAGTGAAGTTCAGGCCAAGGAAGGCACAATCACCTACCTAGGACAGGACTATACCCTTAAGTTTCCTACCTCAAAAATTGTAACAGCAAGCTTTGAGTCCATGGAAGATGCGGCTGCCCTTTCTGTTGAACCCATTGGTGGGGTTACAATCGGAGGTGAGATGCCTGACTACCTAAAAGGAAAATTAGGCGACAAGATGGTCAATGTTGGTGATAAATTTGGGCCAAATGTCGAAGCTGTGGCTGCCCTTCAACCAGATTTGATTTTAGGGTCTACCAAGTTTGATAAGGACGTTACAAACAACCTAACTAAGATTGCACCAACAATTAATGTTTCCCATAAATCTGACGACTGGGCCAACAACCTAACCCTAATGGGAACAGCCTCTGGCAAAGAAGATCAGGCTAAAAAGTTAATTGCAGACTACCAAAATGACCTTGAAAGCTTTAAAAAGGACAAGAGTGATTTAACAAGTAAAAAAATCTTAATTGTCCGCATCCGTGAGGGAGAATTATGTATTTACGGGCCTGATTTCTACTATAATCCAATGCTTTACAAGGATCTTGGCTTCCAAATTCCAAGTGAGGTTTCAGCCATTAAGGGGCAAACAACAATCTCTAAGGAGCAGCTGGCAAAGGTTGATGCAGATATCATCCTGGTTCAATTCATGCCCTCAGAAAATAAAAGCTTCCCTAATGCTTTAGATGACCTGAAAGAAGATGCCATCTGGAAGAGTGTTCCTGCTGTTTCAAACAAACAAGTATTTTACAATATCGTTGACGGCGGCTACCAAGGGGGAACTTACCTAAGTAAGGAAGTTATGCTTAAGGCCCTTAACGAAAATAACATCGGTTAG
- a CDS encoding iron ABC transporter permease: MKAKYVAGSFLILGLFLIFSLLSLSFEMNHTLETLRGMIFDYNPQNQNHLILLGRIARILVGFLVGASLALAGFIMQVQYQNDLADPSLMGVSDGSALAIVMGMILFPQQPTLTRIIFSILGSLLSYLLISYLYKVLFSGKSRLNLPLIGIATSMLLSSLTSFLVSYFHIAQSVSSWYTSRLYRVSFFDVIYFLPVLLLALILVILFRRQIDLYAFGPDKARSLGMNRKLWDNFFSLLVVLLTGVSIAIVGRIAFVGLIIPHMVKLVTGQKYSQAVLFIPATGGIFLMACDYLSRYINYPFETPIGLVLALAGVPVFLYLIRRRTSYQ; this comes from the coding sequence ATGAAGGCTAAATACGTGGCGGGAAGCTTTCTAATACTTGGTTTATTTTTAATCTTCTCACTCCTTTCCCTAAGCTTTGAAATGAATCATACCCTGGAAACTTTAAGGGGTATGATTTTTGACTATAATCCTCAAAACCAAAATCATCTAATCCTTCTTGGGAGGATTGCAAGAATTCTTGTTGGCTTTCTAGTCGGAGCAAGTCTTGCCCTGGCTGGTTTCATCATGCAGGTCCAGTATCAAAATGATCTGGCTGATCCAAGTTTAATGGGTGTAAGTGACGGATCAGCCCTAGCTATCGTTATGGGTATGATTCTCTTTCCCCAGCAGCCAACCCTAACGCGCATCATTTTTTCCATTCTAGGATCTCTTTTAAGCTACCTGCTCATATCCTACCTCTACAAGGTTTTATTCTCAGGAAAATCAAGACTTAATCTACCCCTGATTGGGATTGCTACCAGCATGCTTTTAAGTAGCCTAACAAGCTTTCTTGTCTCCTACTTTCATATCGCCCAGTCAGTCAGCTCCTGGTATACCAGCAGGCTCTATAGGGTATCATTTTTCGATGTTATATACTTTTTACCGGTCCTCTTACTAGCCCTTATCCTAGTCATCCTCTTCAGAAGGCAAATAGATCTCTATGCCTTTGGACCAGACAAGGCAAGAAGCCTTGGGATGAACCGAAAACTTTGGGACAACTTCTTCTCCCTTCTAGTAGTCCTTTTGACAGGTGTAAGTATAGCCATTGTTGGGCGGATTGCCTTTGTAGGACTCATCATCCCCCACATGGTCAAACTTGTCACCGGGCAAAAATACAGTCAGGCCGTGCTCTTTATTCCCGCCACAGGAGGGATATTTCTTATGGCCTGCGACTACCTATCCCGCTACATTAACTACCCCTTTGAAACTCCCATTGGCTTAGTCCTAGCCTTGGCTGGGGTCCCTGTCTT